In Nitratireductor sp. GISD-1A_MAKvit, a genomic segment contains:
- a CDS encoding LLM class flavin-dependent oxidoreductase: MIPFSVLDLAPVPDGSSVADALNNTLDLARHAESWGYRRFWLAEHHNMAGIASAATSVLIGQVAAATKTIRVGAGGVMLPNHAPLIIAEQFGTLATLYPDRIDLGLGRAPGTDMATARALRRGLDDGEGFPRDVVELIAYLGDDEPSRKVRAIPGRGTHVPVWILGSSLYGAQLAAHLGLPYAFASHFAPAALEQAIEVYRQTFRPSEHLKKPHFMMALNVFAADTDAEGQFLKTSMQQAFANLRTGRPGPLPRPVENVVETFEPAIAAGVAQALACTAAGSPQTVREALSAFLARYRPDEIIITGQIHDHAARLKSFRIAAEILSVM; encoded by the coding sequence ATGATCCCCTTTTCCGTTCTCGACCTGGCGCCCGTCCCTGACGGATCGAGCGTTGCCGATGCGCTGAACAACACGCTTGATCTTGCCCGCCATGCCGAAAGCTGGGGCTATCGCCGGTTCTGGCTGGCCGAGCACCACAACATGGCCGGCATCGCCAGCGCGGCAACTTCGGTCCTGATCGGGCAGGTGGCCGCCGCCACGAAGACGATCCGCGTCGGAGCGGGCGGTGTGATGCTGCCCAACCACGCCCCACTGATCATCGCCGAGCAGTTCGGCACGCTGGCAACGCTTTATCCGGACCGTATCGATCTGGGACTTGGCCGCGCGCCGGGCACCGACATGGCCACGGCCCGTGCCCTGCGGCGGGGGCTCGACGATGGCGAGGGTTTTCCGCGCGATGTGGTGGAGCTGATTGCCTATCTGGGAGACGATGAACCGAGCCGAAAAGTGCGCGCCATTCCGGGCCGGGGCACACATGTGCCGGTCTGGATCCTTGGATCGAGCCTCTATGGCGCGCAGCTTGCCGCGCATCTTGGCCTGCCCTATGCCTTCGCCTCGCACTTTGCGCCCGCCGCGCTGGAACAGGCTATCGAAGTCTATCGGCAGACATTCCGGCCCTCCGAACATCTCAAGAAGCCGCATTTCATGATGGCGCTCAACGTGTTTGCCGCCGATACGGATGCGGAGGGGCAGTTTCTCAAAACGTCCATGCAGCAGGCCTTTGCCAATCTGCGCACAGGGCGACCGGGCCCCCTGCCCCGCCCGGTGGAAAACGTGGTCGAAACCTTCGAACCCGCCATTGCCGCGGGTGTGGCGCAGGCGCTTGCCTGCACGGCGGCGGGAAGCCCGCAAACCGTGCGGGAGGCATTAAGCGCATTCCTGGCGCGATACAGGCCCGACGAAATCATCATCACCGGCCAGATTCACGACCACGCGGCGCGGCTGAAATCCTTCCGGATCGCTGCCGAAATTCTCTCCGTCATGTGA
- a CDS encoding CaiB/BaiF CoA transferase family protein, whose product MTEKKAPLEGIRVIDLTRVLSGPFCTMMLGDMGAEVIKVEPAKGDPIREQGTLRDGFSAYYASFNRNKKSVVIDLYSERGRAVLERLISGADVLIDNFRPGVMAKMGFGEERLKALNPRLVTANVNGYGSTGPYVDRPAFDFIAQAMSGLMSVNGAEGTEPMRVAQPITDLVAGLYCAFGIVSALRARDLNGTGQHVESAMMNGAISMMAYLASEYFTTGELPARTGNDHPLVAPYGLFRARDGEIAVAPSNDVILKRFLDVLELGHLMVDPRYDTNDKRFSRRPELNEMINQAVGRDTQEEWIARLNAAGVPCGKVQNLAEALNDPQTRAQEMVIEVDQPNHGPIRMLGFPVKLSDTPCRLRHPAPELGADTRAVLEASGFNADEIEALAKEGAIGGNNAMGR is encoded by the coding sequence ATGACCGAGAAAAAAGCGCCGCTTGAGGGCATTCGCGTCATTGATCTGACGCGGGTTCTCTCCGGCCCGTTCTGCACCATGATGCTGGGCGACATGGGGGCGGAGGTGATCAAGGTGGAGCCTGCCAAGGGTGACCCGATCCGCGAACAGGGCACGCTGCGCGACGGGTTCTCGGCCTATTATGCGAGCTTCAACCGCAACAAGAAATCGGTTGTCATCGACCTTTACAGCGAGCGCGGCCGTGCGGTGCTGGAGCGGCTGATCTCTGGCGCTGACGTCCTCATCGACAATTTCCGCCCCGGCGTGATGGCGAAGATGGGTTTTGGCGAGGAACGCCTGAAAGCGCTCAATCCGAGGCTGGTGACGGCCAATGTGAACGGCTATGGCTCGACCGGCCCCTATGTGGACCGCCCTGCCTTCGATTTTATCGCCCAGGCCATGAGCGGGCTCATGAGCGTGAACGGCGCGGAAGGCACGGAGCCGATGCGCGTCGCGCAGCCGATCACCGATCTGGTTGCCGGTCTTTACTGTGCATTCGGCATTGTGAGCGCCCTGCGCGCGCGCGATCTCAATGGAACGGGACAGCATGTGGAAAGCGCCATGATGAATGGCGCAATCAGCATGATGGCCTATCTGGCGTCGGAATATTTCACCACCGGAGAGCTGCCCGCGCGCACCGGCAATGACCACCCGCTTGTGGCTCCTTACGGCCTCTTCAGAGCGCGGGATGGCGAGATTGCCGTTGCCCCCTCCAACGACGTGATCCTGAAGCGGTTTCTCGATGTTCTGGAGCTCGGTCACCTGATGGTAGATCCGCGCTACGACACGAACGACAAGCGCTTCTCCCGCCGACCCGAACTCAACGAGATGATCAATCAGGCAGTCGGTCGGGACACGCAGGAGGAATGGATTGCGCGGCTCAACGCCGCCGGCGTGCCCTGCGGCAAGGTGCAGAACCTGGCCGAGGCGCTGAACGACCCGCAGACGCGGGCGCAGGAAATGGTGATCGAGGTTGACCAGCCGAACCACGGGCCGATCCGCATGCTGGGCTTTCCGGTGAAGCTGAGCGACACCCCCTGCCGCCTGCGCCATCCAGCGCCCGAGCTGGGCGCGGACACGAGGGCGGTTCTGGAAGCGAGCGGCTTCAACGCTGACGAGATTGAAGCGCTGGCAAAGGAAGGCGCCATCGGGGGTAATAATGCAATGGGGCGTTGA
- a CDS encoding hydroxymethylglutaryl-CoA lyase: MTAPAGHLVKGFPERVSVVEVGPRDGLQSEPQFVPTERKIALVNGLIDAGIRHLEVTSFVSPRAVPQMRDAADVLAGIDRSKGAVLTALVPNTRGADRAAEAGVDAMVVFMSASESHNLKNVNRTRAQSLGGFADIVRIAGDAKIPVFGAIATSFGCPFEGEVPVSSVVEIARAYRDMGITTLSLGDTTGMATPPVVQERCRALKQAVPEADIALHFHNTRGVGLACVYAGLLEGVSRYEASIGGLGGCPFVPRATGNICTEDLVYMLSECGVETGVDLEKLIGVAQEAEAMIGRTLPGQVMKAGPRLQTASMDSVATANG; the protein is encoded by the coding sequence GTGACAGCACCAGCCGGCCACCTTGTGAAAGGGTTCCCCGAGCGCGTCAGCGTCGTCGAAGTGGGACCGCGCGACGGATTGCAATCGGAACCCCAATTTGTGCCGACGGAGAGAAAGATCGCGCTCGTCAACGGGCTGATCGATGCCGGCATCCGCCATCTGGAGGTCACGTCCTTCGTTTCGCCACGCGCCGTGCCGCAGATGCGGGATGCAGCAGACGTTCTGGCCGGCATCGACCGCTCGAAGGGCGCGGTGCTGACTGCTCTTGTGCCCAATACGCGCGGTGCCGATCGTGCGGCCGAGGCGGGTGTCGATGCCATGGTCGTTTTCATGTCGGCCTCGGAGAGCCACAATCTGAAGAATGTGAACCGCACCCGCGCGCAATCGCTTGGAGGCTTCGCCGATATCGTGCGCATTGCTGGCGATGCGAAGATTCCGGTCTTCGGGGCGATTGCCACATCCTTTGGCTGTCCCTTCGAGGGCGAAGTGCCGGTTTCCTCCGTGGTGGAGATCGCCCGCGCCTATCGCGACATGGGCATCACGACGCTTTCACTGGGAGATACGACCGGAATGGCGACACCGCCCGTGGTGCAAGAGCGCTGCCGCGCATTGAAACAGGCGGTACCGGAAGCCGACATCGCGCTGCATTTCCACAACACGCGCGGCGTGGGGCTTGCCTGTGTCTATGCGGGGCTGCTGGAGGGTGTGTCCCGCTATGAGGCAAGCATTGGCGGCCTTGGCGGCTGCCCCTTCGTGCCGCGCGCGACGGGCAATATCTGCACCGAGGATCTCGTCTACATGCTGAGCGAATGCGGGGTGGAAACCGGAGTCGATCTGGAAAAGCTCATCGGTGTCGCGCAGGAAGCCGAAGCGATGATCGGGCGCACGCTTCCGGGCCAGGTGATGAAGGCGGGACCGCGTCTCCAGACCGCCAGCATGGACAGCGTTGCGACCGCCAATGGCTGA
- a CDS encoding GntR family transcriptional regulator, producing the protein MGEAAKDMAEQPLGERVLSRIRGDVLSLKLAPGEVVSERSLETTYGVSRTPIRQALAELIREGLVVKAERGYAIAPFDLQQLEEIFEYREIVEDAAIRLACERGRPEELDAILRTVDEGLSDFTPDDWFEAGLDVHVQLAALSGNRFLRDAVQDAVNRTIRARWLVASSPEARAIAHREHNEIIALVRQRKTEEAAAAIRRHARDVRGQILQALEDSRRLFGARGFVEGG; encoded by the coding sequence ATGGGTGAGGCTGCAAAAGACATGGCTGAACAGCCGCTCGGCGAGCGCGTGCTTTCGCGCATTCGCGGGGATGTGCTGTCGCTCAAGCTTGCGCCGGGCGAGGTCGTGTCCGAACGATCGCTGGAAACCACCTATGGCGTTTCGCGCACGCCCATCCGGCAGGCGCTGGCGGAGCTGATCCGTGAAGGGCTCGTCGTGAAGGCCGAGCGGGGCTATGCCATCGCGCCCTTCGACCTGCAGCAGCTTGAGGAAATCTTCGAATACCGCGAGATCGTCGAGGACGCGGCGATCCGTCTCGCCTGCGAGCGGGGAAGGCCTGAGGAGCTGGACGCCATCCTGCGCACGGTGGACGAAGGCCTGAGCGACTTCACGCCCGACGACTGGTTCGAGGCAGGGCTCGACGTGCATGTGCAGCTTGCCGCCCTTTCGGGCAATCGCTTCCTGCGCGATGCGGTGCAGGACGCGGTCAACCGCACGATCCGCGCCCGCTGGCTGGTGGCGAGCTCGCCGGAGGCGCGCGCGATCGCCCACCGCGAGCACAATGAAATCATAGCGCTTGTCCGGCAGCGGAAAACTGAGGAGGCCGCCGCCGCTATTCGCAGGCATGCGCGCGATGTGCGCGGGCAGATCCTGCAGGCGCTGGAGGATTCGCGCCGCCTTTTCGGCGCGCGCGGGTTTGTGGAAGGAGGCTGA
- a CDS encoding Bug family tripartite tricarboxylate transporter substrate binding protein, with translation MKTLSKLFGAAVLWTSLSVAGATAAECIAPADPGGGWDFTCRTIGKMLFDQKLVDAPVQVTNMPGGVGAVAYAKVMSSRADDAELMVATSTVGVTQIAQGKYPADTSVMRWVAMLGTDVGVIVVPKDSDFKTLDDLVAALKEDPSALAVAGSSGAGGWDHIRLLMLAQGRRPLGR, from the coding sequence ATGAAGACACTTTCAAAGCTTTTTGGGGCGGCTGTCCTGTGGACGTCGCTTTCCGTGGCTGGTGCCACGGCTGCCGAGTGCATCGCACCTGCCGATCCCGGCGGTGGCTGGGACTTCACCTGCCGCACCATCGGCAAGATGCTCTTCGACCAGAAGCTGGTGGATGCACCGGTTCAGGTCACCAACATGCCGGGCGGCGTGGGCGCGGTCGCCTATGCCAAGGTCATGTCGTCGCGCGCCGACGATGCGGAGCTGATGGTGGCAACTTCCACAGTGGGCGTCACGCAGATCGCGCAGGGCAAATATCCGGCCGACACGTCGGTGATGCGCTGGGTGGCCATGCTGGGCACCGATGTCGGCGTGATCGTCGTGCCGAAGGATTCGGACTTCAAGACGCTCGACGATCTGGTGGCCGCGCTCAAGGAAGACCCGAGCGCACTTGCTGTCGCCGGCTCTTCCGGCGCTGGCGGCTGGGATCATATCCGCCTCCTCATGCTGGCGCAGGGCCGCCGGCCTCTCGGGCGATGA
- a CDS encoding Bug family tripartite tricarboxylate transporter substrate binding protein: MLSPALPALAAGIISASSCWRRAAGLSGDEYKQIRWVQFDGGGPAVTQMIGGQVQAVSTDLGEIAGFVESGDIRILAALSDERIPAFPDSPTAKEQGLDVTGYNWRGFYTGGEVSDEGYNAWVERLQKLYDTDDWKETAKGNGLVPVWRGGAEFEAYVKDQSEQMRKISQEIGVIK, from the coding sequence TTGCTGTCGCCGGCTCTTCCGGCGCTGGCGGCTGGGATCATATCCGCCTCCTCATGCTGGCGCAGGGCCGCCGGCCTCTCGGGCGATGAATACAAGCAGATCCGCTGGGTGCAGTTCGATGGCGGCGGCCCCGCCGTCACGCAGATGATCGGCGGGCAGGTTCAGGCGGTCTCCACCGATCTGGGCGAAATCGCCGGCTTCGTGGAATCGGGCGACATCCGCATTCTGGCAGCCCTCTCCGACGAGCGCATTCCCGCCTTCCCGGATTCACCCACCGCAAAGGAACAGGGCCTCGATGTGACCGGCTACAACTGGCGCGGTTTCTACACGGGCGGCGAGGTCTCCGACGAAGGCTACAATGCCTGGGTCGAGCGCCTGCAGAAACTCTATGACACGGACGACTGGAAAGAGACCGCCAAGGGCAACGGCCTTGTGCCGGTGTGGCGCGGCGGCGCGGAGTTCGAGGCCTATGTGAAGGACCAGTCCGAACAGATGCGCAAGATTTCCCAGGAGATCGGAGTCATCAAGTGA
- a CDS encoding tripartite tricarboxylate transporter TctB family protein: MTDRIVGLFLLAISIWYGVTAGDYEASFGDPLGPAAFPIMLSVPAAILSLTMIIRPDEEPAWVTGKPLLLQVGAVSLLLAYAGFLEVLGFPLATFIAVALLGRILRSSWPKSIASAAIMSAFLFLAFDKLLGLPLPLLPEFVS, from the coding sequence GTGACAGACAGGATCGTCGGCCTTTTTCTTCTGGCCATTTCGATCTGGTACGGCGTGACCGCGGGAGACTATGAGGCGAGCTTCGGCGACCCTCTTGGCCCCGCGGCCTTTCCCATCATGCTGTCCGTGCCCGCGGCCATCCTCAGCCTGACGATGATCATCCGCCCGGATGAGGAGCCGGCCTGGGTCACGGGCAAGCCGCTTCTGTTGCAGGTTGGAGCGGTCTCGCTTCTGCTTGCCTATGCGGGCTTTCTGGAGGTGCTCGGCTTTCCGCTTGCCACCTTCATCGCCGTCGCGCTTTTGGGGCGCATCCTGCGCAGCTCATGGCCGAAATCCATCGCTTCTGCGGCGATCATGAGCGCGTTCCTGTTTCTTGCCTTCGACAAGCTGCTCGGCCTGCCGCTGCCGCTTCTCCCAGAATTCGTGAGCTGA
- a CDS encoding tripartite tricarboxylate transporter permease, which translates to MDMLSALAQGFAVAITPTNLALALFGCFAGTLIGALPGLGPVNGVAILIPLAFSLGLEPTSALIMLSCIYYGCMYGGRISSIMLNIPGDEPAIMTTLDGYPMARAGKASEALAISAVASFVGATFATIGLTLFAPLLAKAAIYFGPADYFALYVMAFATIGGITSVNPFKTLLAAFIGLMIATVGLDPATGTARYTAGSFHLYDGFDPIVAIVGLFAISEVLVYLERVHQGQEKMVPLGRALPRFRDMMAGGWANLRGSVIGFVCGILPGAGASLGAFMSYIAEQRWSAKDGKFGEGDPRGIAAPEAGNNAASGGALIPMLTLGVPGSGTTAVMLALLISLNIQPGPLLFDRQPELVWGLIAALYLANIALLIMNIPMIGLFTRMLSMPQWVLMPFVVMVSFLGVYSISHSTFDLFVMVGFGVMGYILRMLGISLVPVILGLLLGADMENNLRRALSISNGDFQILFSSPIALTLYAITATMLGLAFLLAFRSRKRARAAAG; encoded by the coding sequence ATGGATATGCTCTCCGCCCTGGCGCAGGGTTTTGCGGTGGCAATCACGCCGACCAATCTGGCACTGGCGCTGTTCGGCTGCTTCGCGGGAACGCTGATCGGCGCGCTGCCGGGGCTTGGCCCCGTGAACGGCGTCGCCATCCTCATCCCGCTCGCCTTCTCGCTCGGGCTGGAGCCCACGTCAGCGCTCATAATGCTGTCATGCATCTATTATGGCTGCATGTATGGCGGGCGCATCTCCTCGATCATGCTCAACATTCCCGGCGACGAGCCGGCCATCATGACGACGCTCGACGGCTACCCTATGGCGCGCGCCGGCAAGGCTTCGGAGGCGTTGGCCATATCGGCGGTCGCCTCTTTTGTCGGTGCCACCTTCGCCACGATCGGCCTCACGCTTTTCGCGCCGCTTCTGGCCAAGGCCGCCATCTATTTCGGCCCAGCGGATTATTTCGCGCTCTATGTCATGGCCTTCGCCACAATCGGCGGCATCACCTCGGTCAATCCGTTCAAGACGCTGCTTGCCGCCTTCATCGGGTTGATGATCGCCACGGTCGGCCTCGACCCCGCGACGGGCACGGCGCGCTACACGGCCGGTTCGTTCCACCTGTATGACGGGTTCGATCCCATCGTTGCCATTGTCGGCCTGTTCGCCATTTCCGAGGTGCTGGTCTATCTGGAGCGGGTCCATCAGGGGCAGGAGAAGATGGTTCCGCTGGGCCGCGCCCTGCCGCGCTTCAGGGACATGATGGCCGGCGGCTGGGCCAATCTGCGCGGCTCTGTCATCGGCTTTGTCTGCGGCATCCTGCCGGGTGCCGGCGCCTCGCTCGGCGCTTTCATGTCCTACATCGCCGAGCAGCGCTGGAGCGCGAAGGACGGCAAGTTCGGCGAGGGCGATCCGCGCGGCATCGCGGCTCCCGAAGCCGGCAACAATGCCGCGTCCGGCGGCGCGCTCATCCCCATGCTCACGCTCGGCGTGCCGGGCAGCGGCACCACGGCCGTCATGCTGGCGCTGTTGATCTCGCTCAACATCCAGCCCGGCCCGCTGCTCTTCGACCGGCAGCCCGAGCTGGTCTGGGGGCTGATCGCCGCGCTCTATCTCGCCAACATCGCGCTGCTCATCATGAACATCCCGATGATCGGTCTGTTCACGCGCATGCTCTCCATGCCGCAATGGGTGCTGATGCCCTTCGTCGTGATGGTCAGCTTTCTCGGTGTCTACTCGATCAGCCACTCCACCTTCGACCTGTTCGTCATGGTCGGGTTCGGCGTGATGGGCTACATCCTGCGCATGCTGGGCATTTCTCTGGTGCCGGTCATTCTGGGCCTGCTTCTGGGTGCCGACATGGAAAACAATCTGCGCCGCGCGCTTTCCATCTCGAACGGTGATTTCCAGATCCTGTTTTCAAGCCCGATCGCGCTGACGCTCTACGCCATCACCGCGACCATGCTGGGCCTCGCCTTCCTGCTGGCCTTCCGCTCGCGCAAAAGGGCCCGCGCAGCGGCAGGCTGA
- the purU gene encoding formyltetrahydrofolate deformylase translates to MTEKTFHINLTCEDRPGIVAAVTTELAGLGANIAESNQFWDRQTNRFFMRIAVTAPEGVERDGLLRALEPAIVRFDMKTAITDTTRRPKIIIMVSKFDHALLHLLYQIRVGWLDAEVVAIVSNHEDSRATAEMEGIPYHFWKVTKDNKQEQEAKLLDLFKETGADLVILARYMQVLSNELSNRLYGKVINIHHSFLPSFKGAKPYHQAHERGVKLIGATAHYVTPDLDEGPIIEQETERVTHAMTAEDFVATGRDIESRVLARAVKLHLENRVMMNGHKTVVFG, encoded by the coding sequence ATGACCGAGAAGACGTTTCACATCAATCTCACCTGCGAAGACCGCCCCGGCATCGTGGCCGCGGTGACGACGGAGCTTGCCGGTCTTGGTGCCAACATCGCCGAATCCAACCAGTTCTGGGACCGCCAGACAAACCGCTTCTTCATGCGCATCGCCGTGACGGCACCGGAGGGCGTGGAGCGCGATGGATTGCTGCGGGCGCTGGAGCCGGCCATTGTACGCTTCGACATGAAGACGGCGATCACCGACACGACACGGCGGCCGAAGATCATCATCATGGTGTCGAAGTTCGATCACGCGCTTTTGCACCTGCTCTACCAGATCCGCGTTGGCTGGCTGGATGCCGAAGTGGTGGCCATCGTTTCGAACCACGAGGATTCGCGTGCGACAGCGGAGATGGAGGGCATTCCTTATCACTTTTGGAAGGTGACAAAGGACAACAAGCAGGAGCAGGAGGCAAAGCTTCTCGACCTGTTCAAGGAGACGGGTGCGGACCTCGTCATCCTCGCGCGCTATATGCAGGTGCTTTCCAATGAGCTTTCAAACCGGCTCTACGGCAAGGTGATCAACATCCACCATTCCTTCCTGCCGAGCTTCAAGGGCGCAAAGCCCTATCACCAGGCGCATGAGCGCGGGGTGAAGCTGATCGGCGCGACGGCGCATTACGTGACGCCGGATCTCGATGAGGGGCCGATCATCGAGCAGGAAACCGAGCGCGTGACGCATGCCATGACGGCGGAGGATTTCGTCGCCACCGGCCGCGACATCGAGAGCCGGGTTCTCGCCCGCGCCGTCAAGCTGCACCTGGAAAACCGGGTGATGATGAACGGGCACAAGACGGTCGTTTTCGGGTGA
- the iolG gene encoding inositol 2-dehydrogenase — translation MAVNFALLGAGRIGRVHAKAIAGNADARLVAVSDAFAEAAQAVADAYGCAVRGIDEIEADKSIDAVVICTPTDTHAELIERFARAGKAVFCEKPIDLDLARVKQCLGVVKDTGAVLMVGFNRRFDPHFAAVRAAIDEGQIGPVEMVQITSRDPGPPPVSYIKSSGGILRDMTIHDFDMARFLLGEEPETVFATASVLVDPAIGEAGDFDSVSVILTTASGRQCSISNSRRATYGYDQRIEVLGAAGAIAAENQRPVSIEIANAQGFTRPPLHDFFMTRYTEAYAAEIASFVAAIVEGRPASPSGEDGLRALALADAALLSVKQGRSVKLSEIL, via the coding sequence ATGGCAGTGAATTTCGCACTTCTCGGCGCCGGACGGATCGGCAGGGTTCATGCAAAAGCGATCGCCGGAAATGCCGATGCCCGGCTTGTCGCCGTTTCCGATGCCTTTGCCGAGGCGGCGCAGGCCGTGGCCGATGCCTATGGATGCGCGGTTCGCGGCATTGACGAAATAGAGGCCGACAAGAGCATTGATGCCGTCGTCATCTGCACGCCGACCGATACGCATGCGGAGCTGATCGAGCGCTTCGCCCGCGCCGGCAAGGCCGTTTTTTGCGAAAAGCCCATCGATCTCGACCTTGCGCGCGTGAAGCAGTGTCTTGGCGTGGTGAAGGATACGGGGGCCGTGCTCATGGTGGGTTTCAACCGCCGTTTCGATCCGCATTTCGCCGCCGTGCGCGCCGCCATCGACGAAGGTCAAATCGGTCCCGTCGAGATGGTACAGATCACCTCGCGCGATCCCGGCCCGCCGCCTGTCAGCTATATCAAATCCTCAGGCGGCATTCTGCGTGACATGACGATCCACGATTTCGACATGGCTCGCTTTCTGCTTGGCGAGGAGCCTGAAACGGTGTTCGCCACCGCCTCCGTGCTGGTCGATCCGGCGATTGGCGAGGCGGGTGATTTCGACAGCGTGTCCGTCATCCTCACCACCGCATCCGGGCGGCAATGCAGCATCTCCAATTCACGCCGCGCCACCTATGGCTATGACCAGCGGATCGAAGTTCTGGGCGCTGCGGGCGCAATCGCGGCGGAAAACCAGCGGCCCGTTTCCATCGAGATCGCCAATGCGCAGGGTTTTACCCGCCCGCCGCTGCATGATTTCTTCATGACCCGCTACACGGAGGCCTACGCCGCCGAGATCGCATCCTTTGTGGCCGCCATTGTCGAGGGCAGGCCGGCATCCCCCTCGGGCGAAGATGGTCTGCGCGCGCTGGCACTGGCCGATGCAGCGCTGCTTTCGGTGAAGCAGGGCCGTTCGGTGAAGCTCTCGGAAATCCTCTGA
- the thiD gene encoding bifunctional hydroxymethylpyrimidine kinase/phosphomethylpyrimidine kinase, translating into MAVSMPHVLVIAGSDSSGGAGIARDVETLAAFGVKACLAITAVTVQTHEAVERVEFCDPDLVAAQMRAALTANAVAAIKIGMLGSRETVKRVVAVLREHAAIPVVLDPVIASSSGRALLAPDAIEAMRESLMPLCSLVTPNLPELALLTGDEETESEADRHAQAARLLGGGAKALLVKGGHAKGARAVDTLFQAGEPPLRFEGPRLPGTMRGTGCMLASAIAASLARGDGLETSVRAAKTHLSERWHAG; encoded by the coding sequence ATGGCGGTGAGCATGCCCCATGTGCTCGTGATTGCCGGTTCGGATTCATCTGGCGGTGCGGGCATCGCGCGCGATGTCGAGACGCTTGCGGCGTTTGGTGTGAAAGCCTGCCTCGCGATCACGGCGGTGACGGTGCAAACGCATGAGGCGGTGGAGCGTGTCGAATTCTGTGACCCCGATCTGGTGGCGGCACAGATGCGGGCCGCCCTTACGGCAAACGCGGTCGCGGCAATCAAGATCGGCATGCTTGGAAGCCGCGAGACCGTGAAACGCGTTGTGGCGGTTCTGCGCGAACATGCCGCGATACCGGTGGTGCTCGATCCGGTGATCGCGTCGTCATCCGGGCGAGCGCTGCTTGCTCCAGATGCCATTGAAGCCATGCGCGAAAGCCTGATGCCGCTTTGCAGCCTCGTCACGCCGAACCTGCCCGAACTTGCGCTTCTGACGGGAGACGAAGAGACGGAGAGCGAGGCGGACCGGCATGCGCAGGCAGCCCGATTGCTCGGAGGTGGGGCGAAGGCGCTTCTGGTGAAAGGTGGACACGCCAAAGGCGCGCGCGCCGTGGACACGCTGTTTCAGGCGGGGGAACCGCCGCTCCGTTTCGAGGGTCCGCGTCTGCCCGGCACGATGCGCGGCACCGGCTGCATGCTGGCGAGCGCCATCGCCGCCAGCCTTGCCCGGGGCGATGGGCTGGAAACCAGCGTGCGCGCGGCAAAAACCCATCTGTCCGAACGCTGGCATGCCGGATGA
- a CDS encoding thiamine phosphate synthase, protein MKLDPFYLIVDSAAWIRRLIPLGLKLVQLRIKEMDEAGLRGEITEARRICAEHDCQLIVNDHWRLAIETGCDFIHLGQEDLAEADLDAIRMARLKLGVSTHDGAELRTALAVKPDYVALGPVYPTILKKMKWNPQGLDRLADWRKRVGDVPLVAIGGLNPERLPGVFAAGADSAAVVTDITLNANPEARTREWLAATARWR, encoded by the coding sequence ATGAAACTCGATCCCTTTTATCTGATCGTCGACAGTGCGGCGTGGATTCGCCGGCTGATACCGCTCGGCTTGAAACTCGTGCAGTTGCGCATCAAGGAGATGGATGAGGCGGGGCTTCGCGGAGAGATCACTGAGGCAAGGCGCATCTGTGCCGAACACGACTGCCAGCTTATTGTCAACGACCACTGGCGGCTGGCCATCGAAACGGGCTGCGATTTCATTCATCTGGGGCAGGAAGACCTGGCGGAAGCCGATCTCGATGCCATCCGAATGGCACGGCTGAAACTGGGTGTGAGCACCCATGACGGGGCCGAATTGCGCACGGCGCTCGCCGTGAAACCCGACTATGTGGCGCTCGGTCCGGTCTATCCGACGATCCTGAAAAAGATGAAATGGAACCCGCAGGGGCTCGACCGGCTGGCGGACTGGCGCAAGCGTGTCGGCGATGTGCCGCTGGTGGCGATTGGCGGGCTGAACCCCGAACGGCTTCCCGGCGTGTTTGCGGCAGGGGCGGATAGTGCTGCGGTGGTGACTGACATCACGCTCAATGCCAATCCCGAGGCGCGCACGCGAGAATGGCTGGCAGCGACTGCCAGATGGCGGTGA